The genomic interval ttcaTTACTTGGAACAAACGAACGGTACATAAGATATGGGGACATTAATTCAGTATTggataaaatattcttttctttttctccttcttctcacaCGCATTAATTATATTGGAGCATTATTTACTCTCTAAAAGCTAGAAATAAATTCCTCAAACAAAATTAACAATATTTGAACTAgactaaaaaaaaaagaatagctACTATTAAAATGGCAAAACCATAAATATATGCTCTATCTGTGTTTTatcttatatttttattaatcgTGTTTTAATTCGAGCTATTACTAGTGGCCTTATTTGAAAGTGTTTTTATGTCGAGATGCAATCGAATGGGTTGTTGAACGGCTTCATTGCGAATTTATGGCGTAGCCCACATTTGCATGAATACATAATTAATGTATACGAACGAGGGAGGATGGGAGTGTGAGTATTAAATGTTATGGGTAGGAAATCAGTATAATAGTTTGGTTTTATCCGTTGACTTTTTAAAACTTGAGATACATTTTGAACTTGGAACTCTCACCCTAACTTGCAAAAATCTTTACCAACATCGTAATTAATAGtcttctataattttatttttttttttaaaaaaaacttatgaaaaatacaaagccttgatactttttaaaattttattaatatcaAAATGGTTatattattgtaaatttttttattcgAATATCTATTTTACATTTCTAGTTATCTTGTTTATTAATGAAGAGTGGGTTTTGAATGATATTTAATATTCATAACTTTGTAGAAAGATATGGTAAAAAATGTTAGAGAATAGGTTTAATGGTAGTTGATgtggaaatatttaaatttatgtacAGTTGGTTTTatggataataataataataataataattcttaaattGTAAGTCTACTCACGGCCTCTGGTACTGCGTGCTACTGTCGGTGAAGTACACCTCCCCGGTGCTCTGATCCACGTCCACTCCATTAGTGAAGTTGAACGGTACGCCGTCGGCGCCGTCGGCGATCCTCCTCGCCACCCCTCCCTCCGCCCCCACCGCCAGCAGCCCCAAGTAGGCGTCCGCCACGTACAAAACCCCCGTCGCCCAGTGGAACTGCAGTCCCAGCGGCCGACCGCACTCACTCTCCTCCACCACTCCGCCGCCATAGCATGCTCTGTTCCTGATGAAGAACTCAAAGCGATAAATTAGTAGGAGTTGACCGATCAACTCGGAGatatagattattattattattacttgtTTGCGGAATTGACGGCGAAGGTGGACCAGCCCTGTGAATGGCCATGCCAGAGGAGGATGCGTCCGTCGGAGACGCCGGTGTAGGGTCCTCGGCCGAGGTGGTCGAAGATGAGGCTCTCAGGGCCGACGGTGGCGGTGAGTTCGAGCCGCTCGATCTGGAGCATGCATTTCACTTCGTAGGgataggaagaggaagaggaagacgaagACGATGGGAGgtagaagaggagaagaatgacGGAGGAGAAGATTGGTAGAGTTATTGAAGCATCGTCCATGGCGGAGTTGGAATTGATGCCGGCGAACAAGGGAATCTGAggcttaaataataataataataataataataataataataataataatatgatttgaCACGGCCCCAAATAAAATTTATGTTAACTAAATATGAAAATGACAGATCAACACTAGAATAAATAAATGGATTATGTAAATTAATCAGTTTTATcaaattaagttgattttaataacttttttttatattaaataacgtTACACTTTAatcatataaaattattttttataaaatacgtGTAACAGTCAGCTCAATCATGCTGTTCGACTCGAATAGAATGTAAAATCGGATTCTCTGCTTGCTACTTCGAGTCGACTCTATGTCAAAAatggaaataaataaattaaaaatcagATTCATtggttataaattaaaattaaaagtatatatatatagtatcgtttgagattttttatttaacaaataaaggTCAATAATAAAAAGTTCATAATGTATACCGAGAAGTCGGTGGAAGCTGCGATTAATGAATTTATAATAAATGCAATTTTTCAAGATAatgtaaaaatattaaattaaaaaagagtataatttaattagttttaagcTTTTCAATCATTGGTCCTCTCATCCCGTTTCATTTTAATTTAGTCTTTAATTCTCAATTTCAGGTAAAAAATAATGCATGTAAAAAGTGCAATTATATTGTAGACTAGCTTTTTTGCTCAACGCAAAATTAattgtgtttttctttttctgatttatttttagttaaatgTAATTACTTACTTCATCCCTCGGataaaaactcttttttttttttttctcttttctattacttttgtttgtttttttcccTTTGTTTTGAACCTTTTTTTGTTTTCTCCTGCATGCTAGCTGAGTTCGTCACTAATTAATGAGCCATTTGGTCGCGGGCCCCTCCGTCCTCTTGggtttttcttcttctccaacaATTGCCTTCCGAACCAATTCTCTTAAATGTTTGTCGTGAGCATGCTACCTAACAATAACATCCTAATTAAGCTCATCCCTTGCTATACATTGAGCCCatacattaattaattatattgctCGATCCGTCCGGAATAGATTAATAGTGACAGGAAACTTAAGAGAAAGCTCGGAACATATTAAGAGTGATCAGATATTTAAAAGAAGgtcatatcataaaaataatgATGATCCTTTGTTTGAAGGGAGGATTGTTAGAAATACAATCacacattaaaaatatataaaaaagacTGAGTTTAAAAGATTAAATATATCTCCATTAATATGAGATATTTTGAGTAGAgcaaaaaaataaatctataaagaCTTATgtttaaagtggacaatatcataccattacaAAGATATATGTgatttcttttggtcctaacagtgttCCCTGTCTTGCTCTCTTTGTGTTGTTATCGAACTCACTGAAACTAGTCGAGGTTGCTAACGAAGAAGGTAAAActttccctcttttctttcttcctccctatcttctcttttttgtttatctcaaaagcaacaattttccttttatttttccaaTGAGCAACCCTTTACAA from Zingiber officinale cultivar Zhangliang chromosome 6B, Zo_v1.1, whole genome shotgun sequence carries:
- the LOC121993210 gene encoding protein STRICTOSIDINE SYNTHASE-LIKE 10-like, whose translation is MDDASITLPIFSSVILLLFYLPSSSSSSSSSYPYEVKCMLQIERLELTATVGPESLIFDHLGRGPYTGVSDGRILLWHGHSQGWSTFAVNSANKNRACYGGGVVEESECGRPLGLQFHWATGVLYVADAYLGLLAVGAEGGVARRIADGADGVPFNFTNGVDVDQSTGEVYFTDSSTQYQRPDYLLCVLTGDSTGRLLKYDPIRKNVVVLKDSLPFPNGVALSDDNTFLVYAETGSCRIIKYWLRGPMAGATTVFADLPGYPDNIRRNSRGEFWVAINREKIDLNHQVYFKTTTQAVKQIMAIKLSREGKLLEVLLNEDDTFVASEANEHNGTIWIGSVENPYVQVYKF